The DNA sequence AGGTGATATGCAGGACTCTCAAGTAGCTCAGGCCAGAAAATTCAAATTGGAATGGGATAACCCAGATAATCAAACTTTTATCTTGGGTCATCATCTTATTTTCTTGGGTATAGCTAATATCCAGTTTGTTGAGTGGGCCAGAGTTCACGGTATCTGGGATTCAGCAGCAGGTGCTGTCCGTCAGGTTGAATACAATCTCAACTTGTCCGCAATTTGGAATCACCAGTTCGACTTCCTTTCTATAAGTAATCTTGAGGACGTCATGGGAGGGCACGCTTTCTTGGCATTCCTAATGATTTCTGGCGGTGCTTTCCATATTGCTACTAAGCAAGTTGGAGAATACAGCAAGTTCAAAGGTTCAGGATTACTTTCTGCAGAAGCAGTACTTTCTTGGTCACTAGCTGGTATTGGTTGGATGGCTATTGTTGCAGCCTTCTGGTGTGCAACAAACACCACCGTTTACCCAGTTGAGTATTTTGGTGAGGTTCTAGAGCTTAAGTTTGGAGTTTCGCCTTATTGGGTGGATACTGTAGCTCTCGCTGAAGGTGCCCATACATCTAGAGCTTGGTTGACGAATGTCCATTACTATCTTGGATTCTTCTATATTCAAGGACATTTATGGCATGCGTTGCGTGCAATGGGCTTTGATTTCAAACGAGTAGCATCTGCTGTAAGTAATATTGGTTCTGCAGATATTACCTTGAATGATTGATTTCACTATAAGCTCAAACTTTTGAACTTATAGATGTAAAAAAGCCTCACTTTTAGGTGAGGCTTTTTTAATGGTTTATCTTTCCCATTCTTATTTAGACTTTGACTGGTTACTTCTTTACTTTTAAGGATATTGTTTCTTGTAAATGAACTCAGTATTGAATGATTTAAATATTGAACTTTACTTCACAAGCATTCCTTATTTGTGGCTTGCTTTGTCTGTATTTGTCATCTTTGCGATCTTGTTGTTCATAAGTAGGCAATTTGAATCTGCACTCAGATTTGAAAGATTAGGCATACCAATAGCTTTACTTATTGGAATTATCACTTTATTAATTGGACCTTTTGGAATTATTCCACTATTACCCCAAGCTGTAACTGATATATGGGACGACTTTCCAACACCCTTGCTTACTTTGGTCTTTGCAACATTAATGCTTGGTCGACCCATTCCAGCTAGGCAAGGTTTGTTTGAACCTGTTGCAAAACAAGCTTTGCTTGGTTTTTTGCTTGGTTTTGGTCAGTATTTGGTAGGAGGTGTTGTCGTTTTATTGGTGTTAATTCCCTATATGGGAGTAGATCCTTTAATGGGATGTCTTATAGAAGTTGGTTTTGAAGGTGGGCACGGAGCTGCAGCAGTAATGGGAGAAAGTTTTAGACATATTGGCTTTTCTAAAGGATTAGACCTTGGATTAGCAATGGCAACTATTGGATTGCTTTCGTCAACTATATTTGGCAGTGCCTTGATAATTATTGGGCGTTTCTTGGGGTGGATTATTCCTTCAGAGCATAGTCATGATCCTAAAAATGACTCTGAAAAAATCCTTTCTATAGATCAACAATTTAGATTGATATTAATTAATTTTGCCTTTATAGGCTTAGCAGTTTTGATAGGTCTAACTCTATTGAACTTGTTCAGACTAATTGGTGAATATTTAGGAGGTACAATTCAATCAGTTTCTTCAACTTTTCCTGTTTTTCCTTTGGCTTTATTTGGATCACTTTTAATACGATTTTTACTAGAAAAGACCAACAATACAGAACTAGTTTCTTCAATACTGCAGAGAGAAATTGGGATTTTATCAACAGATCTTCTTATAATTACTGCGATGGCTGGTCTCAATTTACCTTTAATATCAAATAATTGGATGTCACTTACATTACTTTCAATAGCTGGGTTAACATGGAATTTATTCGCAATGTTTCTATTCGCAAGAATATCATTTGGCGAAAGATGGTTTGAGAGATCAATAATTGAATTTGGAAATGCAACTGGTGTTGCTGCAAGTGGCATATTACTTCTTCGTTTGGCAGATCCAGAAGATAAAACCAATACTTTACCTATCTTTTCTATAAAACAGTTATTTTTGCAGCCACTTCTATCTGGAGGCTTAATAACAGTAATAGCACCAATAGCAATTATGTCTATCGGTTTAGCGCAATGGACTGAACTATGTGGCTTAATGACAGTTTTATTTATTCTTTTTGGGTTCTTATTACAAAATAGAGATTTTTAAGAGCAAATTGAAACTTGATAAGGAACCTATTGATTTAATCTAATGTAGTGTAATAACTTTACTGTATAGCTGGATTAAAATGCAATTGGGAAACTATCAAGAAGTGCCTCATCAAGAGTCTAGGGAAAAATGGTTCAGAAGCCATCTTCTTGATCGCGAGGTAGAATTAAAGGAGCTTTACGAGATGCCTCAACAAGATTTGGATTTGTTAATGGCAGAAACAGCAGAATTAAGAAGTGATATTGGTAATAGGGAGAGAAACTTAGGCAAATTTTGTACAGCAGGTTATTTCTTGGAGCTGGCTAGAATTATAGATAAAAGAAGAGTGGAGAGTTAAGATCAACTTTCAATATTAGGGAAATATAATGGCTCTTGATTTGCCTCCCATTTCTTACTCTTTTCCATTAAAATTTCATAGAATTTATCTTTTAGATAATAATTTAGCCAAGAGCTTAAATACGTTAAATTAGGATCTTGATCAAAGCTATGAGGATCTATATTTCTATATTGCCTAACAAAAGGCCATACGCACCAATCAGCAATACTTTCATTGTTATTTAATAACCATCCTTTACGACTTGACTTTGAAGAATGTTTTATTTTTTCGTTCCAACCATATAAAATCTCCAAAGCTTTGTTCTTGTGAATATTTTGATTGGAGTAGGGATACCTGTTTGGGTATTTATAACGGTCAAGATGATATTTGAAAGAGTTGTCATTCTCATAGACAATGAGCTTTATTCCTTCCATATTTGCGATTAATGTTTCTCGAAGAAGTTTATCTGAGCAATTCATGGAAATCGCCCATAATATTATTCCAAAGCTTTCATCAATAACTTTAGAATCCCTTGTAATTAATACTGGAACAGTCCCTTTTTTAGAAGTGCTAATTAACTCAACTGGCTTGTCTTTAAGTGAAACCTCTCTTAACTCTACTTTTAGATTGCATCTCATAATTGCCCATCGCGCTCTCATTGCGTAAGGACATCTCCTGAATGAATATAATATACCCAGGTCCATTCTGTTATTATAATATATGGCTATCAATAGGTTTTGTTAGTTCCTATTGCCTTGGCAAATTCTGGATGTATAATTTATAATAAAAATATTAGCAGCTTAGAATCTCTATCATGTTTATACAAAACACTGAACATTTCAGACTAAATTCTCTTCTTTAATGAAAGGCTTTGTTTACTTAATAAAGAAGGGAGATCTATATGGCATAGGTCGTGTAAAAGATATTGACACACTTAAAAGAGACCTTAAACCAGACCAGATTATTAAGAGTCTTGCTTTAGAGCATCCAGAATCTTTAGAAGTTCGATTATATAGAAGGTATAAAAAAACAAGGTTGCCTGGATCTGGTTATTTTAAGTTATCAGCCAGGCAGCTTCGAGACTGCAAAAAACAATTGAGTAATAAAGGCAATATTCCAAGGTCTTTGGCTGCAGAGTTTTCAATTAGCTTTACTGGAGCAACAGCTATTTTCTTTCTATGCTTCTTTTTATTGAATTACCTTAATGTTGAGTTCCTAAGCAGAACTGCGTTTGCTTTAGTTATTTCGTCAATACCTTTTTGGCTATTGTTATTCTCAGGTAATTTTGGTGGATATGAAACTAATGATTTGCCTTTATTCTCTTCCTGGGCAAATAGAACAAAAGCTCTGATTGCAGCCGCTTTGATAACATTGCTTTCATATCTTATCTTTGATTGGTCTCTTCGCTTATCTCTTTAGTCTCACACACAGAGTGATTTTGTGTTCTTCCAACAAAATCATAAGAAGAATTTCTTCCCTACTTGAAAAGTCTATAGATATAGATATAAAAAGAAGGATTACTTACAAAATTTATGGATATTCCAACATATCTCCGCTTTATTGATCCAATACAAGATCAACTTTCT is a window from the Prochlorococcus marinus str. MIT 9211 genome containing:
- a CDS encoding chlorophyll a/b binding light-harvesting protein, coding for MQTYGNPDVTYGWWAGNSGVTNRSGKFIAAHASHTGLIAFWAGAFTLFELARFDPSVPMGHQPLIALPHLATLGIGFDETGTFVGGSTVIAVAVVHLVASMVYGAGGLLHSLLFAGDMQDSQVAQARKFKLEWDNPDNQTFILGHHLIFLGIANIQFVEWARVHGIWDSAAGAVRQVEYNLNLSAIWNHQFDFLSISNLEDVMGGHAFLAFLMISGGAFHIATKQVGEYSKFKGSGLLSAEAVLSWSLAGIGWMAIVAAFWCATNTTVYPVEYFGEVLELKFGVSPYWVDTVALAEGAHTSRAWLTNVHYYLGFFYIQGHLWHALRAMGFDFKRVASAVSNIGSADITLND
- a CDS encoding sodium:solute symporter, which translates into the protein MNSVLNDLNIELYFTSIPYLWLALSVFVIFAILLFISRQFESALRFERLGIPIALLIGIITLLIGPFGIIPLLPQAVTDIWDDFPTPLLTLVFATLMLGRPIPARQGLFEPVAKQALLGFLLGFGQYLVGGVVVLLVLIPYMGVDPLMGCLIEVGFEGGHGAAAVMGESFRHIGFSKGLDLGLAMATIGLLSSTIFGSALIIIGRFLGWIIPSEHSHDPKNDSEKILSIDQQFRLILINFAFIGLAVLIGLTLLNLFRLIGEYLGGTIQSVSSTFPVFPLALFGSLLIRFLLEKTNNTELVSSILQREIGILSTDLLIITAMAGLNLPLISNNWMSLTLLSIAGLTWNLFAMFLFARISFGERWFERSIIEFGNATGVAASGILLLRLADPEDKTNTLPIFSIKQLFLQPLLSGGLITVIAPIAIMSIGLAQWTELCGLMTVLFILFGFLLQNRDF
- a CDS encoding glutathione S-transferase, yielding MDLGILYSFRRCPYAMRARWAIMRCNLKVELREVSLKDKPVELISTSKKGTVPVLITRDSKVIDESFGIILWAISMNCSDKLLRETLIANMEGIKLIVYENDNSFKYHLDRYKYPNRYPYSNQNIHKNKALEILYGWNEKIKHSSKSSRKGWLLNNNESIADWCVWPFVRQYRNIDPHSFDQDPNLTYLSSWLNYYLKDKFYEILMEKSKKWEANQEPLYFPNIES
- a CDS encoding GIY-YIG nuclease family protein: MKGFVYLIKKGDLYGIGRVKDIDTLKRDLKPDQIIKSLALEHPESLEVRLYRRYKKTRLPGSGYFKLSARQLRDCKKQLSNKGNIPRSLAAEFSISFTGATAIFFLCFFLLNYLNVEFLSRTAFALVISSIPFWLLLFSGNFGGYETNDLPLFSSWANRTKALIAAALITLLSYLIFDWSLRLSL